The genomic interval AGACGGCCGTGTGCTGAGCGTTCACGGAGGCGCCCGGGGGCAGCCAGCGGCCGATCTCGCCGAGGAGGGAGGGCAGCAGGGGCCAGGAGACGGCACCGCCCGAGGACGGGTTGCCCAGCAGGACCATGAGGCCCCAGGTGGGCAGCATCGCCCACCGCCCGAAGAGGGCGTTGAACATCGTGAAGACCATGCCCGAGGTGAACATGGTCAGCGCCAGGATCAGCCAGGATTCCGCGAAAGGAAGCCGCAGGGCACCGAGTCCCCAATCCACGACGGCGGCGATGGTGAAGCCGCCGAGCACGGAATAGGCGGCGGTGAAGGCGATACGCTCGGCCGGATTGAGCTCGCGGGCGTGGACGCTCATCTGAATGGCACCGACGAAGCCCAGAATGACCGCCGCCAGGGTGATGTAGAAAAGTGCGAGGCCGCGCGGATCGCCCTTCTGGAGGGGGTTGACGTCCTGCACGGCCACGGGAACGCCCATCTCCTCGCCGACCCGCGGCGCGGTCTCGGTCAGCAGCTGGGCGACGGTGGCCCCGGAGGCCCCGGAGACATCCAGCTCGGCCGCGTGGTGCCGGTCCTGGAGGATGGCGTAGACCCGCTGGTTGTCGACCGCGTTCCGGGCCTCCTCGTAGGTGGCGAAGTGCCGCAGCCGGAGCTCGGCCCCGAGCGCCCTCTCCATGCCCTGGACGAATTCGGCCCGCTTGACCTCGGACGCGGGGACCCCGGTGACGGCGGTGGGGATGTTGTGCGGGGTCGGATTGGCCATGGCGTAGGTGTAGGACCCCGCGAAGAGCCCGGCGGCCGCGGCCACGATGAACACGAGCACGGTGGCGGGAAAGAACGGCGAGCGCCGGAACGCCGACCAGCGTTCGCGATGCCTCCCGTGGGGCGTACCGGCGCCGGCGCTCTCCTCACCCATGGCGCCACGATATGCGGATCATCCGGACACGGCGCGACCCGTGGTCCATCCGGACGGAGGCCGCACGGACCCCACGCATCATGCCTGGCGTGAGTGCCTGATCCGGCCATACCCGCTGGTCGGCGGGGTGCGCCCAGCCGAACGACGGGGATTGCCCTCGCCGGTACGGTGGCCGATGATTTCGCAAGATTAATTGAAAACTGCACAGGGTCGAGAGGTAGAGGGTTGACGGACAGG from Streptomyces albireticuli carries:
- a CDS encoding DUF3533 domain-containing protein, producing the protein MGEESAGAGTPHGRHRERWSAFRRSPFFPATVLVFIVAAAAGLFAGSYTYAMANPTPHNIPTAVTGVPASEVKRAEFVQGMERALGAELRLRHFATYEEARNAVDNQRVYAILQDRHHAAELDVSGASGATVAQLLTETAPRVGEEMGVPVAVQDVNPLQKGDPRGLALFYITLAAVILGFVGAIQMSVHARELNPAERIAFTAAYSVLGGFTIAAVVDWGLGALRLPFAESWLILALTMFTSGMVFTMFNALFGRWAMLPTWGLMVLLGNPSSGGAVSWPLLPSLLGEIGRWLPPGASVNAQHTAVYFRQHQHFFPFGVLIAWAALSCAVFWTWRHRHPGGREPAAAPAG